One Verrucomicrobiota bacterium genomic window carries:
- a CDS encoding sugar phosphate isomerase/epimerase family protein, with protein MKHLHHRREFLASATTMAAGVAIGSQVLTSQAQETTFKTKLFKAVIAEKNTEAALEKLKAAGYDGVEGGVIGPEEAAKCRVLADKVGLRIHSVIRGWAEFNSPDKAKAQATFDKTVLALETAQAFGADAVLLVPCRIGGVKTPDPWDFDIEFDAQTGHLKRVVKGDNAPYAEYIKAHDHAVDTSREWVSKLIPIAEKTNVKVALENVWNNLWVKPAVFKQFVESFGSPWIRAYFDIGNHVKYAPSEEWITTLGGLIVKLHAKDFKVDRAAKSGGKFVNIREGDVNWPLVRQALEKVGYTGFLTIEGGQCTLEENSQRLSLIFGGK; from the coding sequence ATGAAGCACTTGCATCACCGACGGGAGTTCCTGGCCTCAGCCACCACCATGGCAGCGGGTGTGGCGATTGGTTCCCAAGTATTGACCAGCCAGGCACAAGAAACCACCTTCAAGACCAAACTATTTAAGGCGGTCATCGCTGAAAAAAACACAGAGGCAGCACTGGAGAAACTAAAGGCTGCCGGTTACGATGGGGTGGAAGGAGGGGTCATTGGCCCGGAAGAGGCGGCCAAGTGCCGGGTGCTGGCCGATAAGGTTGGCCTGCGGATTCATTCGGTCATCCGTGGGTGGGCGGAATTTAACAGCCCGGATAAGGCCAAGGCGCAGGCCACATTCGATAAAACCGTGCTGGCGCTGGAAACCGCCCAGGCGTTTGGCGCGGATGCCGTATTGCTGGTGCCGTGCCGCATCGGTGGCGTGAAGACGCCGGATCCGTGGGACTTCGACATTGAATTTGACGCGCAAACGGGACATTTGAAACGTGTGGTCAAAGGGGATAACGCACCTTATGCCGAGTATATCAAGGCACACGATCACGCGGTGGACACATCGCGCGAATGGGTCAGCAAGTTAATCCCAATCGCCGAGAAAACCAACGTGAAGGTCGCGCTGGAAAACGTGTGGAACAACCTGTGGGTGAAACCGGCGGTCTTCAAACAGTTTGTGGAATCGTTCGGGAGCCCGTGGATTCGTGCTTATTTCGACATCGGCAATCACGTGAAGTATGCGCCATCCGAGGAATGGATCACCACGCTCGGCGGACTGATTGTGAAGTTACACGCGAAGGATTTCAAAGTGGATCGTGCCGCCAAGAGTGGTGGCAAGTTTGTAAATATTCGCGAGGGCGACGTCAATTGGCCGCTGGTGCGGCAAGCGCTGGAGAAAGTTGGTTATACTGGTTTCCTGACCATCGAAGGCGGGCAATGCACACTGGAAGAGAATAGCCAGCGGTTGAGCCTGATTTTCGGCGGCAAATAA